The following coding sequences are from one Bufo bufo chromosome 2, aBufBuf1.1, whole genome shotgun sequence window:
- the GCNT1 gene encoding beta-1,3-galactosyl-O-glycosyl-glycoprotein beta-1,6-N-acetylglucosaminyltransferase produces the protein MLKRKLRHCKVRRIAFLLFIVLTVATLTVVKNHSKTSGFTTRNLELGGESPSNNVNCTKILRGDNEELEGAKLELITVKKGKQRQSLTENDYINMTKDCYSFTRDRKYILYPLSNEEREFPIAYSIVVHHRIDMLERLLRTIYMPQNYYCIHVDKKSSEAFVAAVKGIASCFENVFIASQLENVVYASWSRVQADLNCMKDLHRADAPWKYLINLCGMDFPMKTNQEMVQLLKALKGENSVETEKMPPHKEVRWKKHYEIVANSIKKTEVDKAPPPFAISMFSGGAYFVLSRAFVSHVLEDDKIRTFLDWSKDTYSPDEFVWATLHRFPEMPGSVPANSKYDVSDMNSIARFVKWQYLEGDVTKGAPYPPCSGTHVRSVCVFGAGDLQFMLGKHHLFANKFDVNVDSIAIQCLEEHLRHKALYPEIHG, from the coding sequence ATGCTGAAAAGAAAATTACGCCACTGTAAAGTCAGACGCATAGCCTTTTTGCTCTTTATCGTACTCACTGTAGCAACCCTGACAGTGGTGAAGAACCACAGCAAAACGTCAGGTTTTACCACCAGAAACCTAGAACTTGGAGGGGAGAGCCCCAGTAACAATGTGAACTGTACAAAGATCCTAAGAGGTGACAATGAGGAGCTAGAGGGGGCTAAATTAGAGCTCATAACTGTGAAAAAGGGGAAACAACGGCAAAGTCTGACTGAAAATGACTACATCAATATGACCAAAGACTGCTACTCATTCACCCGAGATCGCAAGTATATTTTATATCCACTTAGCAATGAAGAGCGGGAATTCCCCATAGCCTATTCCATAGTGGTCCACCATAGAATTGATATGCTGGAAAGGCTTTTACGTACAATATACATGCCTCAGAATTATTACTGCATCCATGTCGACAAGAAGTCTTCAGAAGCTTTTGTGGCCGCAGTAAAAGGAATTGCCTCCTGTTTTGAAAATGTCTTCATAGCCTCCCAACTGGAGAATGTGGTGTACGCATCATGGAGTCGCGTGCAGGCTGACCTCAACTGCATGAAAGATCTTCACCGTGCCGATGCCCCGTGGAAATACTTAATAAACCTCTGTGGCATGGATTTTCCAATGAAAACCAACCAAGAAATGGTACAGCTGTTAAAAGCATTGAAAGGTGAAAACAGCGTGGAAACAGAAAAGATGCCGCCACACAAGGAGGTCCGCTGGAAGAAGCACTATGAGATAGTTGCTAATAGTATCAAGAAAACCGAGGTTGACAAGGCACCGCCACCATTTGCAATCTCAATGTTTTCTGGCGGTGCCTATTTTGTGCTCAGTAGAGCATTTGTTAGCCATGTCTTGGAAGATGACAAAATCAGAACGTTTCTCGATTGGTCTAAGGACACTTACAGTCCAGATGAGTTTGTATGGGCCACTCTGCACAGATTTCCAGAAATGCCGGGGTCCGTCCCAGCCAATAGTAAATACGATGTTTCGGACATGAATTCCATCGCCAGGTTTGTGAAGTGGCAGTACTTGGAAGGAGATGTCACTAAAGGAGCCCCATACCCACCGTGTAGTGGAACTCACGTCCGCTCCGTTTGTGTGTTTGGCGCAGGGGACTTGCAGTTCATGCTGGGGAAGCATCACTTGTTTGCTAATAAATTTGACGTTAATGTGGATTCTATTGCCATTCAGTGCCTAGAGGAACATCTGAGGCACAAAGCGCTTTATCCAGAAATACATGGGTGA